In Lathamus discolor isolate bLatDis1 chromosome 1, bLatDis1.hap1, whole genome shotgun sequence, the following are encoded in one genomic region:
- the BCL2L14 gene encoding apoptosis facilitator Bcl-2-like protein 14 — MSSPNVVSMKEILLEDDERDSIEYKILLAYAQQRLSVSKYGKLLENKANVQKPSSLIRRQGKTDHLRDKDRSSLTAFSQGLVIQLEGKTQRKTKHLPGHHLPFPCSSAEPPALSLQGGHTAGFSHVENQSKIPPQEDSQHQRSETADVNRIADKLAKLVASRSQEPPSDVSSKISDLTDGSESKERDEEQIIQTIVSLLKQSGDQLEEKVKKDSGLYQHFKDMLSYTFFERITDLFLEDVSADSTSEPEGQVQCKKVAYTMEVATRLTPVDNHPMNRVLGFGAKYLREHFRPWIQDQGGWEKALTSLDQEEVE; from the exons ATGTCTTCACCAAATGTTGTCAGTATGAAAGAAATACTGTTGGAAGATGATGAGCGAGACAGCATAGAATACAAGATCCTACTGGCCTATGCCCAACAGCGGTTGTCTGTCAGTAAATATGGGAAACTTCTGGAAAACAAGGCTAACGTGCAGAAACCATCATCCTTAATCAGGAGACAAGGAAAGACTGACCATCTAAGAGATAAAGACAGATCAAGCCTAACAGCATTTTCTCAGGGTCTTGTAATACAACTAGAAGGTAAAACTCAAcggaaaacaaaacacttgcCAGGACATCATCTACCTTTcccctgcagcagtgcagagccCCCAGCGTTGTCACTGCAGGGAGGTCACACAGCAGGTTTCTCCCATGTTGAGAATCAATCCAAGATCCCTCCACAAGAGGATTCACAGCATCAGAGAA GTGAAACAGCAGATGTAAACCGCATTGCAGACAAACTTGCCAAGCTTGTTGCTTCCAGATCCCAGGAACCTCCTTCAGATGTGTCATCCAAGATAAGTGATCTTACTGATGGAAGCGAGAGCAAGGAACGTG ATGAAGAACAGATAATACAAACAATAGTTTCACTGTTAAAACAATCAGGGGACCAACTAGAAGAAAAG GTCAAAAAGGACAGTGGCTTATATCAGCATTTTAAAGACATGTTGTCCTACACTTTCTTCGAGAGGATCACTGATTTGTTCCTGGAGGATGTCTCAGCAGATTCAACAAGTGAGCCAGAAGGCCAAGTACAGTGCAAAAAAGTTGCCTATACAATGGAAGTTGCCACAAGACTTACCCCTGTGGACAACCATCCTATGAACCGGGTCTTGGGCTTTGGTGCAAAGTACCTCAGAGAACACTTCAGGCCATGGATTCAGGACCAGGGTGGTTGG GAGAAGGCTCTGACTTCACTGGATCAAGAAGAAGTAGAGTAA